The Gordonia iterans DNA window CGGTGAGGACTTCCTCGCCGACGCCGACCCCGACGACTTCACTTGGATCGCCCGAGCTCAGGACGAATGGCGAGAGCAATACGCGACGGTCGACGCGTACGGCGCCGATCGGCCGGTCCCGGTCGCGTTCGGCCTGCTGCTGCAGACCGGTGCCACCGATCTCGATCTCGTCCGGCGGCGCTGGTCGGCCGCTGGAGCCCGGATCACCGAAGTCGGAGGCGCCGCATGAGACTGGCCACCTGGAACGTCAACTCCATCCGCGCCCGATCCGAGCAGGTCGTGGCGTGGATGAGCCGGCATGCCATCGACGTGCTCGCGTTGCAGGAGACCAAGTGCCGAGACGACCAGTTCCCGCTGATGAGTTTCCTCGCCGAAGGCTACGACGTCGCGATGTGCGGCGACGGCGGTTACAACGGCGTCGCGATCGCCTCGCGAGTGGGCCTCGATGATGTCCACCACGGGTTCGACGGTGAGCCCGCGCCGGAGGGAAGCGGACGCCCGGAGGCCCGCGCGATCTCGGCCACCTGCGCGGGCGTGCGGGTATGGAGCCTGTACGTCCCCAACGGGCGCGGTCCTGCGGACCCGCACTATCGCTACAAACTGGACTGGCTGGACCGGCTCGCCGGCGTGACCCGGCTGGAGCTGGGCCACGATCCGGCCGCGCAGATCGTGCTCGCCGGCGACTGGAACGTCGCACCCACCGACGACGACGTGTGGGATCGCGCGTATTTCGAGGGCCGGACCCACGTGACCGCGCCCGAACGCGCCGCGTTCACCGAGTTCACGGACGCAGGTTTCGTCGACAGCGCGGCCCCGTTCACGCCGGGGCCCGGCGTGTACACGTTCTGGGACTACACGGCCGGACGCTTCGCCAAGAACGAGGGTATGCGGATCGACTTCGCACTCTGCTCCCCCGCGATGGACGACCGCGTCCACGATGCCTTCATCGACCGTGAGGCGCGTGCCGCGGCCGGCGCCAGCGACCACGCGCCCCTCGTGCTCGACATCTCGTAACGCCGGCGGTGGTCCGTTTCCGTGACCGCCAGGTTGGATTAACTAAGGTAAGCCTGCGTTATGGTGTTCGCATGACACCGAGCTTCATCCGACGCCTCACCGCGCTCCTGGCCCTGCTGGCCGCGCTGATCCTCGCGATCACCGCCTGCAGCGCTCCCGACGAGGACGGCTCGGGAGAAGGCGGACCCGTGCAGGTGAACACCCCGCAGGGACCGGTCGTCATTCCCAGCACTCCCAAGCGCATCGTCACCCTCGGCTCGCAGTGGATCGACACCGCGCTCGCCTTCGGTGTGACTCCGGTGGCGTATCTGGATCAGACCCAGGTCCTGACCAAAGAGGCCGCACCCTGGGTGGGCGACAAGCTGGAACGGTCCACCTCGCTCTCGATGGACGGCCTGGTCGCCGAGATCGCGAAGGCGAAGCCCGATGTGATCCTCGCCGAGGGTTACATGGCGACGGCACAACCGGAGATGTATTCCAAGATCAAGGAGATCGCTCCGACGATTCCGGGCGTCACCGGCAAGCAGGTGGATCCGTGGCAGGATCTGGTGACCCTGTTCGGCACCATCACCCACCAGAACGAGAAGGCCAAGCAGATCACCGAGTCGGTGAACGGCAAGATCGGCCAGGTGACCAAAGACCTGCCGGGCCTCAAGGACAAGTCCTACGCGCTGGCGTACATGTTCTCCAGCGATCAGATCCAGGTGATGGCCGATCCGACCGACGGCGCGGGCGTCCTCTTCGGCCAGTTCGGCATGAAGGTGGCCCCGCGGATCACCGCCGAGTACGCGAAGACCCGGCAGCCGCGCTTTCCGATCTCCACCGAGAACGTCCCCGTGCTCGAGTCCGATTTTATGGCGATCACCACGGGCAACGACGCCATGCAGCGCGAGCTGCTGAAGCTGCCGGGGTACAAGAACCTCACCTCGGTGAAGAACGGTGCCGTCAGT harbors:
- a CDS encoding exodeoxyribonuclease III; this translates as MRLATWNVNSIRARSEQVVAWMSRHAIDVLALQETKCRDDQFPLMSFLAEGYDVAMCGDGGYNGVAIASRVGLDDVHHGFDGEPAPEGSGRPEARAISATCAGVRVWSLYVPNGRGPADPHYRYKLDWLDRLAGVTRLELGHDPAAQIVLAGDWNVAPTDDDVWDRAYFEGRTHVTAPERAAFTEFTDAGFVDSAAPFTPGPGVYTFWDYTAGRFAKNEGMRIDFALCSPAMDDRVHDAFIDREARAAAGASDHAPLVLDIS
- a CDS encoding ABC transporter substrate-binding protein yields the protein MTPSFIRRLTALLALLAALILAITACSAPDEDGSGEGGPVQVNTPQGPVVIPSTPKRIVTLGSQWIDTALAFGVTPVAYLDQTQVLTKEAAPWVGDKLERSTSLSMDGLVAEIAKAKPDVILAEGYMATAQPEMYSKIKEIAPTIPGVTGKQVDPWQDLVTLFGTITHQNEKAKQITESVNGKIGQVTKDLPGLKDKSYALAYMFSSDQIQVMADPTDGAGVLFGQFGMKVAPRITAEYAKTRQPRFPISTENVPVLESDFMAITTGNDAMQRELLKLPGYKNLTSVKNGAVSHLSLAEITGLNQPTPLSIPYLLEQMRPQLERAAQTT